From uncultured Fusobacterium sp., one genomic window encodes:
- a CDS encoding carbohydrate ABC transporter permease → MKKNNILTYFLLLVSSFIIFFPLIYALLASFMPTIDIVTGKIIPSSIDLKNYRELIKIFPMGKFFTNSLITSIAGMVSQVIICSMTAYAIVFIDFKNKKLVFLVVMLSMFIPWEAIFVPNYITILKAGLINTRLAIVLPFLANGLGTFLMIQQFKTLNKSLIEAAQIDGCSHFFIYSKIVMPLSKGVLSTWGIYSFLAMWNMYLWPLMVSTRPESRTIQIGLKMLKSEEETNFGRLMAGVILVIIPSLIILFLGQKQLQKGLTSGATKE, encoded by the coding sequence ATGAAAAAAAATAATATCTTAACATATTTTCTTCTTTTAGTTTCATCATTTATAATATTTTTTCCACTTATCTATGCTCTTTTGGCAAGTTTTATGCCTACAATAGATATAGTAACTGGAAAAATAATTCCTAGTTCAATAGATCTAAAAAACTATAGAGAACTTATTAAAATATTTCCTATGGGAAAATTCTTCACAAACAGCTTAATTACATCAATAGCTGGAATGGTGAGCCAAGTTATAATCTGTAGTATGACTGCTTATGCTATCGTTTTTATAGATTTTAAAAATAAAAAATTGGTATTCTTAGTAGTTATGCTATCTATGTTTATCCCTTGGGAAGCTATATTCGTTCCAAACTACATTACAATCTTAAAGGCTGGGCTTATTAATACTAGATTGGCTATTGTTCTTCCATTTCTTGCTAATGGACTTGGTACATTCTTAATGATACAACAGTTTAAAACTTTAAATAAATCACTTATTGAAGCTGCTCAAATAGATGGATGCTCTCATTTCTTTATATACAGTAAGATTGTTATGCCTCTATCAAAAGGAGTTTTGAGCACTTGGGGAATTTATTCTTTCCTAGCTATGTGGAATATGTATCTATGGCCTTTAATGGTTTCAACTAGACCAGAGTCACGTACAATTCAAATTGGATTAAAGATGCTGAAATCTGAAGAAGAAACAAACTTTGGTAGATTGATGGCAGGAGTCATATTAGTAATTATCCCATCTCTTATTATCCTATTCTTAGGACAAAAACAACTACAAAAAGGACTTACTTCAGGAGCAACAAAAGAATAA